CTACTCCGTGCGGCAGGAACTGGGGCGGGTAGCCGGCGTAGGCTCCAGCCAGCGTCCCCGGGTAGCTCATGCCcgccgggggcagggggaagactGTCTGGCCCGGCTTGTAAGGGGAGACGGGGGCCACGAGGCCGGAGCCCAGGACGGAGGCTGAGGAGGTGGCGGTGGTGCTGCTGCACGAGGAGGCGGAGTCCGAGGCGATGGGCTTGGAGCCCGGCGTGCTCTCCTGGTGCTGGTTGACCTCCACGTTAATCCCGGCACAGCTCACGCTAATCCGGCTGTGGCTGATGCTGGTGGTGCCCGGGCCTCCCTCCGAGCCGGAGCTGCCGCTTTTTCCGCAGCCCTCCGagtccttcttgtcctccgcGCCTTTGCCCTccgccggcagcagccccggcgaGCAGGCGGAGGCGCTGGAGTTGGGGCTGCCTGTCCTTGGGGTGAACGGCTGGCAGGTGGCGCTCGGCACCCGGAATCCCGACTTCTCCCCGGCCGCgacccccgcggcgggggcgcccgcgcagcccgcagcccccggctccTTCTTCTCCGCGCCCGGCTTGGAGTACGGCTTGAAGCTCGACTTGTCCTCCACGCCGATGTCGCTGAGCTTCAACGGGCCGGACTTGGAGTCCTTGTCCCCTCCGGAGCCATTGGAGGTGACCGAAGAGAGTTTGGAGGAAGGGGACGGGTCCGGCTTTCCTATCTGCGAGCAAGTTTGCGCCAAAAGGGCCAGGGGACTCTTCTTAGCATCCAGCTGCAGAAATCAGAAGGACATACAAAGGCAGAGGTTTAATTTGGTGCTCAGCAAAACCCCGAAACATACATAGGACGCTTGCCCGTACGTTTTCGCAGAGAGCCTGGAAGTGAAGAACAATTTCGTGCGCATTCATCATTCTGACAGCCCCCTCCCCTGCATGCACCATTTTCCACAAAGCCTTTAAAGAAGGCTAGGGATTATTTTCGTATTCGTGCGAGCCCATCGCGGCCGCCTCCAGCACCGACTGCTTCTTCGGCAGCGGAGGCAGGGCCCGCGCAGCGCGAAGCTCCGCGCTTCGGCGTTTGCCTTCTTGCCGCTCCGGACGTGCAGGCGCAGAAACGCGGCCGTGAACTACAGCGGCCGCAGCGCTTCTGGGCCCGATAGCTGACGCTATTTATAAAACAGAGCTCGACTTAGCCGGCGAGCCGGGCTCCGAAGGAGAGTAGTGGCTTCACTCCGCAGAGACCGTAATGAAATCATTCATTCCTGCGGACACACCCTTCCCACCACCCTCTCCGTTTCGAGTTTCGGTCCCGAAAACAGCGAGCTACGCCGAGGAGGACAACCTCGACAGTGGAGAAAAGGGACGAATAGGGCCCCCAAAGTATAAAAGCATGTCGGTACTTGAAAGTGAATGGTTAGGGAGATGAAATATTCATCCTGCCGCACCCACGTTTGAGCCTGTCCCCCtccgcgttcccccccccccccaagcactcCCTGCAAAAGCAAGATTGTTTGGCACTCCGAGTGCTGCCTAGTTGCATGCCCGGATCCTGAACCTAAAGCGGGTCGTTTCCTTCCACTCaaccctccctccaaaaaaaaaaaaaaaaggcaaaaattaaaagttaatttaaatagGAATTATAAATTAGCCAAGTAAACATGGAAGCAATAACCACAAGCAGTTCCTCGCCCCAACTCCAGATCAAAAGAAGCGTACTTCCTGGAGTAAATGCATTTCAAAGCGAAGGAAAGTGCCGAGGGAGACTGGAGGAGACGCCATGCAAAGCCGGCGCTCGGGCAGCGAGGGGAGAAACAgccgggggacggggacggggacggctcCGAGGTGCTTACCTCAATGGGGCTGACGGGCGTggaaggaagaggctgcaggTATTCAGGGTGTAAGATGTGTCCAGTCCGCGCCGTGAGCATTTTCAGGACTTTGATGGGAAGACGGTTGGCTTGGCGTAGCGGGTCCGAGGGGGGGACGGCGTGGAAGCAGGGcttggcggcggcgctgctgccgttATTCCCAGCGTGCCCGTTCGGCCCGGCGAGGTcggcggcgctgcggctgcggcgggggctgcctCCGGGCTCGCTGAGGCTGCTGCTGCGCTTACTACTTCTTATAGCAGAAAGCGAGGGCGATGTGATCATGACCCAAAACCTCGCATGAAAACTGGGGCAAGTCGCGCCGCTCGCACTCGGAAACGCTCGCTCGCTTTCTGCgggtgaggagggaaaaaagccacACGCCCcccaaacaggaaaacaaacataaaatgtCCCGTGGCTCTCTGGCGGGGAGGgtgtgggtggggagggggagggaaagggggatctggccagagagaaaaaggaggaaaaaaagccgaGTAATCCTTGGGCTGTGAtggggggcggggtggggggctgcgAGCGTGTGCCGCTGTCCCCCTCGCTGGCGGGTCTCGGCTCCCCTCGctggcgcggcgcggtgcggtgcgctCGCCTCCGCCGCTCAGCTGTGATGCGAGCCGCTGCCCATCCAGCCCGGGATCTGGCAAAGAAACTCACTTCAAAAGCAGCTGAATTAGTCTGAGATTAAAGCCTTTGCCGCCTTCCAATCAAATGGGACCCCGAGGTGATTGGAGGGTCAAGGGGATGTGACGTTCCCTtttctggggctttttttctctgtttttaatggtctctcgctctttttttttccccttccctttctcgtccgccttccctctcccctcccctccttccttgttTTCGCTCCTAGGACGGGCTGGGCCTTAATTCTGTGTTTCACATCACGCGCTGGGAAGGTTTTCTTCCTCCGCAGCTAGCGCGGCTaccccggcggcagcggggcggctgcggggcgccgTGCCTGCcggggggggctgccggggggggggggccgccgcggggctccgtcggccccgccgccccctccgcgcggccgccgcctTCCGCTCGCGATACACCACGTAAACAGGCACGAACCGCCCCCTCGGGGCGAGCCCCGCCGGGACAGTGCCGTCCCCCCACGGAGCTCCGCCGCGTCCCCGCCAGGCCGCGCGGAGGGCGCGGGGAGCTTTCCGCCCCTCCCGCCTCACAAAACGGAGGCCGATGTGGACGTGAAACGGCAAAGCGCCGCCCTGCGCGTCGCCGCCCGCGCCGGGTGCGAGCCTGCGGCGGGGATTGGGGGAGGCGGGCGTCACATGCGGGCCGTGTCAcgcaccgcccgccgccgccgccgcccgggtcTCTCCACCCCTCCGTCAGTTGTCAATGCTCCCCAACCGCAATCCATCAGTTATTTGTCAGCCCCTGTCAATCCGCCCTTGATTTATGTCAGCTTTTGTTGCTGATTACAAGCCTGGTGCGACTtgaagggggagagagggagagggaggaaggaaaacagagagagagtcAGAGAGAGACGGGctcctttggagaaaaaaaaaacaaaaaaccaaaaagagctGTTCAGTGTAAGGAATAAATCGTTCTTCGAGTAAACTCGATTTGTGTGCCAGCAAAAGGAGAGTTGCTGCTGCGAGCCGGGCGCCCCGGCGCTCCTCGGCGGAGCCGCGGGCCCGTCGGGCCGGGGCTTCCTGGCTTCGGGGCTCTTCTTGCCGCTCCCCGTCTTCGGCTATTAAAAGGCGAcccggctcctggcgccggcggcagggccggccggggctCGGGCAGCGCGCCGCCGGGAAGAGCCTTTCGGCCGCGGCTGGGACGGTGCCCCAGAGGCGCCGGGATTTTGCTCACAGTGTCCGGGCTTGTCACGTTAGCGAGCGTATCGGTTCGCCATTGGTATGTTTGTTTCGTTTCAGCGAGGCTGTATTGGGCAATCTCATGGATGGCCATCCGTTATCCACGTCGGCGTTACATGCGTTCTGGTTCGTGTTTACGCGCTTCCGAAGCGTTTCCAGCGTGCCTGGTCCTCTGTCCTCTTTCTAAAGACCTCGCCCCGCTTGCGCCCTGCCGGCGGACGGGGCTTGAGGAGCAGTGCGCTGCGATGTTGGCAGAGCCTCGAGTGGACTCCCCAGCCCTTCTCTTGCTCCCTgaactgcctttttcttttctctttgtactTTCCATCCCGCCGTCCCCCACCTCCTCATCCTATAACATTTTTTCACAGGCAAAATGTGTTAATCAATCTTTTACTTTTGTTTCCGGATCTGACATGGTGGCCCACACAATCTACAACATTAACAAAAAGGTCACTTAGAGATAAAACACGTTTGACAAGTGAAGAACAAGGCAAGTGCTTTAGGGGTCGCGTCCAATTCCTGACCTGGACTCCAACCAGAACAGGCGCTGATCCTGGAAGGGGTGGGTGAGAGGAAGGACTTTCACTTTCTCGTATTTATATCTGTGGAACcaagtcctttctttttttttttccttccccccttccccccccgcccccttgaAACACCGATCGCCCCCAGTCCCTAAACAGATGTTTCAGATAGCCTTTAATGATCTTCTCTTCTTCCTGGGTACACATACGGCAGTTTTTCCTAGATCTCTTCGTCCTGTAAATCGGTGCCTTTTAAATCCAGCAGCCACATAAGTGTATCTACTGTCTTTTAGTAAAACcactttactttttaaatgtgGTGTACAAAGCGGGGTAAACATGCAGAACTCCCCCCAGCCTCTATAAGGATAAAGTTAATTTTAACGAACTCcttaatttctgtattttctctgaaaacGTAGGGCTTATTGCCACAACTTCTCAGTGGAAAGTCATAAACGTACTTTAATTTTGCAGCCACCGCGGTCATTTTATGAGACCGTGAAAATGAAAAGGTTAGGGGGATAGAGGAGGAAATCTTGCATAAAAAAATGATATTGCAGTTAGGACTGACAAAACCCACAACTTAAGGAACCCCCCCCTCCATTATATAGAGTGGAAGTGACTTGAATCTGCCCCAGGTTTTCCCCCAGTTCTTTCTTTTGTTGTCAAGTCCAATTGATAAATGGAGTGCAGTAaaactctggaagaaaaaaaaaaaagctgaaacctTCATTTGTGTTCATTTGCATTAAAGTGCTTGGAACAGCTGTTTTCCTTACAGGACCGGGGAGACTCCTATCTGTTTTCTCCTTGTATTTATCCTGCCTCCCAGGGTGAAAGACTAAAGATTAATTGTCTTAAGGTAGAGTCAGCTGTGGGAAGGCTCCCCCCTCCTCAATTTCCCTTCcgtctttcttttcttgtggaGGTAAGGGTAGTTTCGGGTAGGGGCTGTTTTACTTGTAAGCCAGGGAAGCAAAGGCGACACCCGATGCATGTGTAAAATAGGCAGCGCATCGACAGGAAAAGCGGGGTGAAGAAAAGGGGGAACAGCACGAACCCCGATCCTTTTGGCTGAAGGAGAAGCATAAGAGGGTAGTTTATTTTGTAACTTCAgaggacagctttttttttttttcttcgctgAGCCTTTGAAATGAGATTTAAATCACACTCAGTACTATAAACTTTTTATGTAGaggcttgtaaaaaaaaaaaaaaatcagccctaaGACGTCCCCTTCCCCCctacaaagaaaaagcatttcttagCCATGACAGCTTATTCACTGCGCTTAACGCACGCAGAAAACGATTCCCAGCGAGGGTCCTGGAGTTGGGATGGACACGCGTAGCTTCGGACAGGCGATGGGACTGCAGATTGAAGCGGTGCATAGCTTTTGTTTGGCTGCTGttgacttttttccctctcctgagCTGAAGAAGATGGATTCCGTCCTGCTCGATACCTTTGCGAGGAATCCTTCTTTAAGGAGTCCGTGCAACCGGTTTGCTCTTTGGCATTTACTTGTGTAGTCTTGGTGAAGTTTTGGTGGCTAttgtttttattctccttttaaaaatattaagggTTGGAGCCCGTCTTCCTCCTCTTACAAAGGCAAattgtgacttta
The sequence above is drawn from the Struthio camelus isolate bStrCam1 chromosome 7, bStrCam1.hap1, whole genome shotgun sequence genome and encodes:
- the ZNF503 gene encoding zinc finger protein 503, which produces MITSPSLSAIRSSKRSSSLSEPGGSPRRSRSAADLAGPNGHAGNNGSSAAAKPCFHAVPPSDPLRQANRLPIKVLKMLTARTGHILHPEYLQPLPSTPVSPIELDAKKSPLALLAQTCSQIGKPDPSPSSKLSSVTSNGSGGDKDSKSGPLKLSDIGVEDKSSFKPYSKPGAEKKEPGAAGCAGAPAAGVAAGEKSGFRVPSATCQPFTPRTGSPNSSASACSPGLLPAEGKGAEDKKDSEGCGKSGSSGSEGGPGTTSISHSRISVSCAGINVEVNQHQESTPGSKPIASDSASSCSSTTATSSASVLGSGLVAPVSPYKPGQTVFPLPPAGMSYPGTLAGAYAGYPPQFLPHGVALDPTKSSSLVGAQLAAASSLGCSKPAGSSPLAGASPPSVMTASLCRDPYCLSYHCASHLAGAAGASCAHDQALKSGYPLVYPTHPLHSVHSSLTGATPPSLAGHPLYPYGFMLPNDPQPHICNWVSANGPCDKRFATSEELLSHLRTHTAFPGTDKLLSSYPSSSSLASAAAAAMACHMHIPTTGAPGSPGTLALRSPHHALGLGSRYHPYSKSPLPTPGAPVPVPAATGPYYSPYALYGQRLTTASALGYQ